In Cydia splendana chromosome 18, ilCydSple1.2, whole genome shotgun sequence, the genomic window ccatTGGTAATGGCAAGACTTGTGATTTAAGTGATATGTACGAATGTCtataatttatataagaaaCATTGCAGTgaagtaggtaattaatatattttttgttatttacaaTTGTATGATTAAATTCAAGATATAAACAGAATTCGAGCTGCTAATACAAGAAATAACATTATTCAAACTCATTATTGGTCCTCGAAGCTACCACAACTTACAacaaaatgatttaaaaaaatcattaaaataattctgGATCATACAAGTTAAAAggtacattaattattatttggtCTAAGTTTCACAATTATAAATAGTGAGAATAATAATTTTAAGAATATACAAATAACGGAATGTAGAGATACCAAACACTGGTGGATACACAATGATTCACCTATCAATCGGTATACATCAAATATCTCTAGACAATAAAACTGGAAAATGGTGGGTCACATttataattaataggtaaagaGGCATggcttatatttataatatggaatttatactATATAACACTAGGAGTttcattaaattataattatacagtCTTTAGACTTAGTCGTCGGGGTacatacaatattttaataatataagacaAATTTATATAAGTCGTGCTTACTATTCGTCGAGTGAGATTACAAAATAGTGAACTATATAAATAGACATCAATTTAGAGTATTCAAATTTCAAACCGCGGAAACCTGCTGATCGTCGTCATCGTCGTCGGGCGCGTCGTGGTAGTAGTCGAACGGTCTTGTCACGCCCTCGTGCGAGTGCGCGCGGCTCAGGCGCTCCAGGCGCGCCACGTGCGCAGCCAGCGTGAACGGCGCCTGCGGCATGCGCGGCGGCGGCACCGGCCGCAGCGGCGCGCAGCCCGTCGCCGAGCACGAGCCGTGCCCGCTGTCGCTCGACGTCGCCGAGCCCGTCTTGCGCAGCGGCAGGTTCACCAGCGACGTGACGCTGCTGCTCTCCGCCGACAGGTCCACCGGCAGCGGCGTGGGTGTGTCCGAGTGCGAGCGCTCGTGCGCCGTGCGCGGGCAGCACATGCCGGGCCCGGGGCCGTCGCGCCGGTGCGAGCAGGGCGAAGGGCCGGGCGGGGGGCGCGGCTGGTGCGGCCGGGTCTTGGCCGGCTCCGAGAGAGCTAGCAGCTTCCTCACGGCCTGGGGGGAGGCTGCGCCGAATTTGTTGCCGGCGAAACTCTTTTTACCCTCGCTCGCCGATGATGCGCTGCTCGTCGTGGACAGAGAGGGTGAGGGGTGTCTGCGACGCGGCAGAGCGGGAGCCGGCCCGGCTCCCTCGCATTCTAGAGACAACGCGTGAAGTCGTTCCTCGTCCGTTTCCACATGCATGCGGTTAAGATACGCTTTCACGCGACGAACCATTTGTGCTTCCTCAAACATTTTCTTAGGGTTGGGTACGTTAGACGACTTTTTCCTTCTCTTGACGGTCACTTGGCCTTGTTGAACGCCGGTTGTGAGCTGATTCAATGACACCATGGCATTTGATGGAGGCTGTTTGCCCAGCTCTAGCAAAGTCAATAAGTCGTATGGGGAACTACACATGTTTGTCAAGGTTCTGACCTCTTTAGATATCATTCTTAACTTTTCGAAATTAACCATTCCCTCCACTTTGGTGTCATTCCCCAGGTGGATAAAAGTAAGATCTTTTTTAACCACAGGATAAAATGGAATAACGGGAGACCTGCCTTGCTCGGTGGTAACTAACTGTCTGTACTTAGACATGTTCCTTGAAGGGTCCATAAGTGTTTGTAGATCATTGAAAAGTTTCAAATATTTTGTTGGCAATTTTTCCCAAGTCATCCTTAATCGAGAAACGGCGCCGTGGCCTAATCCTGATATTATTGCAAACATTGAGTTAAAATTTTTGCATTCTTTACAATGTCTTGCAACCTTTATGAATTGCTTTACGATTTTCGATCGCCGTACATGATTTTGTTCTGTGACTACCTCAGTAACTACCCAAAACATTTCTTTGTTAACCAGTTCAGCAAACTGTGCCAACATAGGTATTCCATACCTACTCTTTAATTCAAATAAGTCATCAACATATTCCGTACTCTCTATCTGCCTGAAGATGCAGAAGTCTTGTAGCGTTAATTGGACTGCAACTTCCACAGCATTTAGTTGCAGAAAGTGGACAACACTCTCCCTTAGGAGTTCAGGTGCCATCTCATCAGGTACTAAAGTTTCATGTATGCCATTTGTTTTCAGATAGTATCTAGAACTGAGCCCAATACGTTCTGCCAGGTTTTGGAGCTGATCAGGTAATCTATGCTGTTTGATTATACCACCTTGTGCAACTGACACCTCACATAGAGAAAAATTGGAACTAGGGTCAGTAATTCCAAACTCCTGCAAAGTCAGCATCACAACTTCTCTTGCCGTGGTCTCTTTGTGTACTAACAGATATTTGCATGTCTGATCAGCTCTGTACACTTTGAGAACATGCTCAGGGTGATCTGATAATTGATATTCATCATAACAAATTGATATTAAATCTGGGTTACTGTGAGAATTATAAAATGAAGTACTATTTGCTTTGTTTAGCGATTCAGAGTTAGAAAGAACACTATCATCAGAGTGCAAACCATCAgtaattgtgtttttaggtaGAATGATTTTCATTAAAGCCTTTTGCAATCTTCTTTTGGGACCAAGAGTCATAAATCCCTTTTGTGGTTCCTTTTTTATGCTTAATTGTTGAGGCTTTTTGGTTGGAGATGGAAAAACAGGTGTTAATGTGATGGGATCGTCACTCAGGAGTTCTGCTGTTGATAATCGCGCCCGTGGATCTGTTTGCCAACAACGTACCATATTGGTAGCGGCACCTCTGTGTCTTGGTGGATTATCGGGCATGACAAGCATTTgtttaaatactaataaattactttttactgtaatgcttaGATGTGTTGAACCTGTTATTATCTCCATAGCTTTTGCATTGCTAAC contains:
- the LOC134799493 gene encoding rap guanine nucleotide exchange factor 2 — protein: MLRGGRGGRHSPELYPHTLKCSNASDTSSAYSGSDTMTSVHSSLDMDMEVDLSGLLESIVDSDEEEDLEESMDSLTVRDAVRECLEKDPSERSEEDVEILLEFTQHLKAFTNMTLTVRRALCAVMVFAVVEKAETIVMNDGEEHDSWSVLINGHVEIQHQNGDIEHLNVGDSFGMAEATMEKLYHRGVMTTKCDDCQFVCITQTDYYRILHQGEENIRRHEVDGVVVLVTEYRGAAGESGHQRGHVVIRGTPEHLMLQLIEDNSSDSTYVEDFLLTHRTFIEGPLVVAKQLLAWFSEPSVRDKVTRVVLLWVNNHFTDFETDPTMMDFLEQFETVLEREKMESQLRLLNIACSAKARTRIVTLSRPSRDDPLNFSILGGYERGYGIFILKVEKHSKAEEVGLKRGDEVVEVNGQSFRHVSNAKAMEIITGSTHLSITVKSNLLVFKQMLVMPDNPPRHRGAATNMVRCWQTDPRARLSTAELLSDDPITLTPVFPSPTKKPQQLSIKKEPQKGFMTLGPKRRLQKALMKIILPKNTITDGLHSDDSVLSNSESLNKANSTSFYNSHSNPDLISICYDEYQLSDHPEHVLKVYRADQTCKYLLVHKETTAREVVMLTLQEFGITDPSSNFSLCEVSVAQGGIIKQHRLPDQLQNLAERIGLSSRYYLKTNGIHETLVPDEMAPELLRESVVHFLQLNAVEVAVQLTLQDFCIFRQIESTEYVDDLFELKSRYGIPMLAQFAELVNKEMFWVVTEVVTEQNHVRRSKIVKQFIKVARHCKECKNFNSMFAIISGLGHGAVSRLRMTWEKLPTKYLKLFNDLQTLMDPSRNMSKYRQLVTTEQGRSPVIPFYPVVKKDLTFIHLGNDTKVEGMVNFEKLRMISKEVRTLTNMCSSPYDLLTLLELGKQPPSNAMVSLNQLTTGVQQGQVTVKRRKKSSNVPNPKKMFEEAQMVRRVKAYLNRMHVETDEERLHALSLECEGAGPAPALPRRRHPSPSLSTTSSASSASEGKKSFAGNKFGAASPQAVRKLLALSEPAKTRPHQPRPPPGPSPCSHRRDGPGPGMCCPRTAHERSHSDTPTPLPVDLSAESSSVTSLVNLPLRKTGSATSSDSGHGSCSATGCAPLRPVPPPRMPQAPFTLAAHVARLERLSRAHSHEGVTRPFDYYHDAPDDDDDDQQVSAV